Proteins encoded by one window of Lathyrus oleraceus cultivar Zhongwan6 chromosome 1, CAAS_Psat_ZW6_1.0, whole genome shotgun sequence:
- the LOC127089184 gene encoding uncharacterized protein LOC127089184, whose product MAAHVEDDKLMIHCFQDSLSGAPSKWYLSLDQNRIRCFQDLSDAFIKHYKYNMDMAPDRRQLQSMFQHDKESFKEYAQRWRELASQVEPPLAEKELAELFIDTVQPQFYEKMVGSASLGFSELVAIGARVEYGVRNGKLAAVAGTSSANPKKFSGGFPRKKEGETNALTAAAVTPAFNQQPAQAYQAPPAYRPAPVQQRAAAPPAYQQTPATPVYQQPRAQAPRQNAQNQNRRQGERVTFNPIPMSYTELYPSLLQKGLVVPRPMGPPPDRLPPWYNPNAHCPFHEGAPGHDLEGCYALKHRVRELIESKILSFKDMGPNVKNNPLPPHGNPEVNAIEDASVGVTVEKVEDVKTPLAAFHARLVEAGLVNVDHDNCEECATHPRGCQVVRDNIQNSMDKGVLQISSVVKNEDVLVIEPCFNLPEPVEIPYYSRRVAPEDSHPSPVEICMPAPFPYESTKAVPWKYEITAVDKVVEGSSDAEVTEAVSEDVTNIAGMSRMTRSGRIYTPEFNVTPQGPNKESTVATPTKEPEVVQSEDAVEFLKLIKKSDYKVVDQLHQTPSKISILSLLLNSQAHREALLKVLAQAHVTQSITVDQFDGVVANITACNTLSFSREELPEDGQNHNRALHISGQSPPLYTKR is encoded by the exons ATGGCTGCACACGTGGAGGATGACAAGCTGATGATTCACTGTTTTCAGGACAGTTTGAGCGGGGCTCCTTCTAAATGGTACCTAAGTCTGGATCAGAACAGGATCAGGTGTTTCCAAGACCTGTCAGACGCATTCATAAAACAttacaagtataatatggacatggcgcctgacagaagACAGTTGCAGAGCATGTTTCAGCATGATAAGGAGtctttcaaagagtacgctcagagatggagggaactGGCTTCCCAGGTTGAACCACCTCTTGCTGAAAAAGAATTGGCTGAATTGTTTATCGACACTGTCCAACCCCAATTCTACgagaagatggttggaagtgCTTCTTTGGGATTCTCCGAGCTGGTTGCTATAGGAGCTCGCGTGGAATATGGTGTAAGGAATGGCAAACTGGCAGCTGTAGCTGGAACTTCAAGTGCTAATCCGAAGAAGTTCTCTGGAGGGTTTcctagaaagaaggaaggggaaacaaATGCCCTGACTGCTG CTGCTGTGACGCCTGCGTTCAATCAACAGCCTGCTCAGGCTTATCAAGCGCCTCCAGCTTATCGACCAGCTCCAGTTCAACAACGTGCTGCGGCTCCTCCAGCTTATCAACAAACACCAGCAACTCCTGTTTATCAACAACCGAGAGCGCAAGCGCCGAGGCAGAATGCTCAGAACCAAAATAGGAGACAAGGGGAGAGGGTGACCTTCAATCCAATCCCAATGTCCTACACTGAGTTGTATCCTTCCCTATTGCAAAAGGGTTTGGTGGTTCCCAGACCTATGGGACCTCCACCTGATCGTCTTCCTCCATGGTACAACCCTAATGCACACTGTCCTTTTCACGAAGGTGCCCCCGGGCATGACCTAGAGGGTTGTTACGCTCTGAAGCATAGGGTTCGGGAATTGATTGAGAGCAAGATCTTGTCTTTTAAGGACATGGGACCGAATGTGAAGAATAATCCCCTTCCTCCCCATGGAAATCCTGAAGTCAACGCCATTGAAGACGCTTCTGTTGGTGTTACGGTTGAGAAGGTGGAGGATGTAAAGACTCCTTTGGCAGCATTCCATGCCCGATTGGTGGAAGCTGGCCTGGTTAATGTTGATCATGACAATTGTGAAGAGTGTGCCACACACCCAAGAGGATGTCAGGTGGTACGAGACAATATTCAAAATTCGATGGATAAAGGAGTGCTTCAAATATCCAGTGTTGTGAAGAATGAAGATGTGTTGGTAATTGAACCTTGCTTCAATTTACCTGAACCAGTGGAAATACCTTACTATAGCAGAAGGGTGGCGCCTGAGGATAGTCATCCGTCGCCTGTGGAAATATGTATGCCCGCACCTTTTCCGTATGAGAGCACCAAGGCCGTGCCTTGGAAATATGAGATTACTGCTGTGGATAAGGTTGTTGAAGGAAGTTCAGACGCTGAGGTGACAGAAGCTGTAAGTGAAGACGTCACAAATATTGCAGGAATGAGCagaatgacccgtagtggtcgaatCTATACGCCTGAATTCAATGTGACTCCTCAAGGGCCAAATAAGGAATCAACGGTTGCAACTCCCACTAAAGAACCCGAAGTGGTCCAATCCGAAGATGCTGTTGAATTCTTGAAgttgatcaagaaaagtgactacaaggttgTGGACCAGTTGCATCAAACACCATCTAAGATCTCTATTCTGTCTCTTCTATTGAACTCCCAAGCCCATAGGGAAGCTTTGTTGAAGGTGCTTGCTCAAGCTCATGTAACACAAAGCATAACAGTAGACCAATTTGATGGAGTAGTTGCAAATATCACAGCCTGCAATACTTTGAGCTTCAGTAGAGAGGAATTACCTGAGGATGGACAAAATCATAATCGTGCCCTCCATATCTCG